GGGGGTCCAGGTCGTGCCTGAGCCCCTGGTCGGGTGTGTGCATCAGACTCAACGAAGATATCATCCCAGGTCAACATTTTGCTGTGACTGGACGGGAGTTGATGGTTTATGAAGTGTGACCTGCCAGGGCTAACGTGCTGCACAAGTCCATCTTCATTTATGATCGGAATTCCCCCGCTCTCACCTGAGACGAAAGAGTACGGCTTGAACTGCAGCGTTTTACATGGAAGTAGGCGGTACAAGTTATTGTCCGTGTCGTCCTTCTCCTTCCTGCCTGAGGGGTCTTGATTGTGCATTTGCTTGCAGTGTGAGGACAACAACTGGTAGTTGAGGAACGTTTCATTACACAGTAAACATTGATACCTTCTCTCACCTGTGTGAGTGATCTCATGTTTGGTTCTGTATTCAGCCAGAGCAAATACTTTGTCGCAGTAACGACACGGGTACTTCCTCTCCCATGAGTGTGTGTTAAAGTGCCGCCGAAGGCTGGTCAGGCACACATAGGGACGCTTGCACACAACGCACACATAAAAGGTCTTTCCATCCATAACAAGTTCATAATGGTCCTCTTGCTCCGCTTTACCTTTTTTCTTACCTCGAGACGGGCCGGTGGTCAGATTGCTTGGACCATGCACTGAGGCCTGTGATTTTCGTCCAGAAGCAGGTCGAGCCTCTCCTTCACCCGAGTACTCTTTCACAGGAACAATGTCATAGGTGTTCTCTCCTATGTTGGCATAAACCTTACATCCTGACGACAGCGAATCGATTTCTGAGGCTTTGTCTAATGTAATCGTCTTCTTCATCAAAGCAGCATCTAGCCCAGTTCCATCATTAGTATTGAAGGCTGGCCTCACGTCCGACAGTCTAATCCTGCTTGGCCGATCCGGTGATTGCTCCAACAAAACCTTCTTCTTCTGAACTCCAAGCACTTCACTTGGTTCCAGAGTGGCATTTAGAGAGTCAGGGGTAAGACTGTTCACATGAGCTGGAGTAGAGGGTGCACTCTGTGTGGAAGATCTTACATCAGATATCATCACAACATCACTGGAGCTTGGGGACATTGGGACAGCTGCAGGGATCATATGGGCTTGTGCGTTGTCTTGGAATTTCTTTGGCACATCACCTTCTGAAGGAAGCATGCTCTCCTCATTTTGGAGTCTTCCCTGTTTAGGACTCCGCTCTTCCTCATTTGTGCCTTTTTGTCTTTTAGGCTCTGGTCCTTCCTCCGCATCCAAATCTATAATCTGAGATTGCTTCATCTTCTGGGCTTTCGGCGCCTCCAACTCTGACACAAAAAGAACATCATCGTTGTCTGGATCATCTCTCTCAATACTGCCACTTACCATTTTGAATTCCTCGGCAGATAAAGAGAACGATTCGGTGATGATCGGCATGCTCTCTGCTCCGATTTCATTCTTCTCAGCGACGTTAACAGCGCTCGCCTCTCCTTCTTTTGACAAGCCAGGCAGCCCCTTGACTTGTGAAAGTGGGGCTGCGAGATTGGCAATGAACTTGACTCCCAAGATCTGGCCTGCGCTGATGAGATCTTCAAGCTTGTCAGACCGAATGCGGTGGATTTTTGAAGTGTATATGTAATTCAGGACCTCTTCAAATATATCCGCCTTGATAAAATTTAGCTCGATCACTTGTCCTGCGACCGAAAAAAGCTGCCGAAAGTAAGTGCTCGATGCCGACAGCATTGTCTTGTGTGCCCTGAACTTGCGGTCCTGCACAATTATGGTCACATCACAGAATAATCCGTTGTTTCGCTGCTCACTGATGGCCTCCAGCAAGGACACAGGAAACTGTGTGTCAGTTACAGAGATCAGCTTTAATTTCGACATCCCTGTGAAGACAGTGGTGAGCACAGTGAAGTCAGTCGGTCAAGCTTTCCTAAACAAAATGATATTTATTACAGAGAATATaaaaatcattattattattattattcccacaACATGAAGTTTAAAATATGGTGACGGGTTTTTGTAGCCAGAGTAAAGAAGAAGTGATACTATTAGTGGACGATAGAatacgtttttaaaaaaaaaaaaaagaaagaaagaaaatatgaacTCTGAAACACACTTTTATTATTCTACTTGTATTAAAGGACACTCGCTGTGCCTAAACGCCGCTAACGAACACCTTTAAGCTAACAAGCTAAACTGAGGCGAAAGCAACAAAAAGGGACAAAAGTACGGTAATAAACTACCAGCAAGTTTCAAATCCGGTCGCTACACATTCAGGAAGCGCAGCATTCATACGCGGATATTTGTCTAATCTTATTACAAATACGTCCGATTAAGTATAAAAATCCAACCGATAAGGAATAAAATCAAAAATGAATTGGTTGTGCGGTTCCTGAATGCTCTCCTGGGTCGGCGCCAGGTTGCGGCCTACGATGCTAGCATTGCTAACCTCGCTAACAGGGTGTGAAATGCCAAGCTAGCTAGGTCGACTTAGCTGTCACATTTATTAATGGAAGAAAAGATCATTAGGTTTGTAAAATATCTACATTTGGCGATGCTTGAATGTGTACCTGCAGTACGAACCGGTTGTATCCAAGCTTCTATTGTTGATGTAAAAAGGAAAAACAATGCCGGTTTGTAGCAGCAGACAACAAAAAGTCTGTTGTTGGAGCTGAAGGAAGGCTGCGACTCTCTGTGGAACCAACAGGAGTCGCAAAACAGCGGCTACCAACATCTGCCTCCGAAATCAACCTGCATACActgatggtgcgttcatgtgctatgggaattatggtaaataccaaacgccgacatggaaagcacacatgaacgccccctcttgtggtattttccactgggcaactcgtagaaaa
The Neoarius graeffei isolate fNeoGra1 chromosome 8, fNeoGra1.pri, whole genome shotgun sequence genome window above contains:
- the zbtb33 gene encoding transcriptional regulator Kaiso, with translation MSKLKLISVTDTQFPVSLLEAISEQRNNGLFCDVTIIVQDRKFRAHKTMLSASSTYFRQLFSVAGQVIELNFIKADIFEEVLNYIYTSKIHRIRSDKLEDLISAGQILGVKFIANLAAPLSQVKGLPGLSKEGEASAVNVAEKNEIGAESMPIITESFSLSAEEFKMVSGSIERDDPDNDDVLFVSELEAPKAQKMKQSQIIDLDAEEGPEPKRQKGTNEEERSPKQGRLQNEESMLPSEGDVPKKFQDNAQAHMIPAAVPMSPSSSDVVMISDVRSSTQSAPSTPAHVNSLTPDSLNATLEPSEVLGVQKKKVLLEQSPDRPSRIRLSDVRPAFNTNDGTGLDAALMKKTITLDKASEIDSLSSGCKVYANIGENTYDIVPVKEYSGEGEARPASGRKSQASVHGPSNLTTGPSRGKKKGKAEQEDHYELVMDGKTFYVCVVCKRPYVCLTSLRRHFNTHSWERKYPCRYCDKVFALAEYRTKHEITHTGERRYQCLLCNETFLNYQLLSSHCKQMHNQDPSGRKEKDDTDNNLYRLLPCKTLQFKPYSFVSGESGGIPIINEDGLVQHVSPGRSHFINHQLPSSHSKMLTWDDIFVESDAHTRPGAQARPGPPPRPANQMNVENTTEFEFVIPETY